A window of [Ruminococcus] lactaris ATCC 29176 genomic DNA:
GACTGATTACGGCTTTAATATCATTTGTGCAGAAATAACATTTGCCGCTTTTCTACTCATATCTTTATAATCCTGTGCTTCTATAATCCTCATATTTGGTCTCCTTCATTTTTATGCGAGTTCTTTCCAAAAATGTTTTACTGCCTCAGCAACACCATCTTGATCATTCGAAAGTGTAACAAAATCAGATTTTTCTTTTAACACTGGTTGTGCATTATCCATTGCCACACCTATTCCTGCATATTCAATCATCGTAAGATCATTTAGCCCATCTCCACATGCTACCATCTCTTTTCGAGAACAATCCAGATATCTCAAGAGCTTTTCTAAAGATTTTGCTTTATCAATTAAAGGTGGCATAATTTCCAGGAAAAATGGTTCGGATCGATATATACTTAACTCATCTTTAAAATATTCTTGTAATTTTTTCTCTAATCTTTCTAAATATGTTCCATCACCTGTAATAAGACATTTTGTAATTGGGAAGGAGATATATTGTATAAAATCTTCTACCCCTTTTATTTTCATCTTATTAATAAAAGATTCTTTTTCTACATAAAAATCTTTCGGCGTTTCTGTTATCAATGAATCATTTTCATATGTGAGAAGTGCTACTTTTTTATCCTTTACCTGCTCATAAATTTCTTGAACATACGAATATTCTATTGTTCGTTCAAATATTGTTTTTTTTGTACTACACTCTACAATCTTTCCTCCGTTAAACGCAAGAATATAGCCACCATATTTTTCTAATTCCAACTCTTTTGCTATCGGCCAGATTCCATACTCTGGACGACCTGATGCAAGTACAATATGTACTCCTTTTTTCTGTAAATTTAATAATATTTTCTTAGTATAATCTGTAATTTTTTTCTTTGAATTTGTTAATGTTCCATCTAAATCAAGAACAAGAACTTTATATTTCATTCTATATCTCTCCAAAATTCAATTTATTATGTTTCTTAAAAGCTAATTTCCATCATCATATTATATAAATCCATATCCAACGGTTTCTTCATCTTCAGAGCTTCTTGGATATCATAATCTACTAGATTTCCCTGTTGCAAAGCAACTACACGATTGGTTTTGCCCTCTTCAAGAAGCTTTACTGCATAATATCCCATGCGAGTTGCGTTTACCCTATCTTTTAATGTCGGATTTCCACCTCTTTGAACATGCCCTAATATTGTGGCACGACTATCAATTCCTGTTTTTTCCTGAATCTGCGTAGCTATTTCTACAGGGTTTCCGTACCCTTCTGAAACAATAACAATAAAATGATCTTTTCCTGACTCACGAATCTTTTTAACATTTTCTACAACATCATCAATTGGGGTAGGAATCTCTTCCGTGATAATCTGGACAGCTCCTGTTGCAATACCTGTATTTAATGCAATGTGTCCTGCATGTCTTCCCATTACTTCGACTACACTACACCGCTCATGTGACTGACACGTATCATTTAATTTGTCTACACATTCTACTACAGTATTCATTGCTGTATCATATCCAATTGTATATTCTGTTGAAGCAATATCATTGTCTATTGTTCCCGGAACCCCAATACAAGGTAACCCTAATTCTGACAAATATCCTGCTCCTCGATATGAACCATCTCCCCCTATTACAACCAAGCCATCTAATCCGATTTCTTTTGCATTATGAAATGCTTTTTCACGATATGACGCTTCATAAAACTCCATACATCTTGCTGTCTTTAAAATGGTTCCGCCCGAATGAATTATTCCTGAAACACTTTCTCGATCCATAACATGATAATTTTTTTCAAGAATCCCATTATATCCTTTAATAAATCCTATCGGTTGAATTCCATTTGCAATTGCTGTTTTTACAACTGCACGAATTGCTGCATTCATTCCCGGAGCGTCTCCTCCACTGGTAAGTACTCCTATTTTTTTCATTTTGTTCACCTTCCTATTGCAAAAGGGAAGCAGTTCCACCTGCCTCCCTTTCGTTTATTTTATATTTATTAGTATTCCATCTGACGATAGTATCTTCTAGTTGTAAGTGGATGATTTCTCTCTTTTTCAAGATGGCAACTTAATCTTTCTGTAATCGCATACATGATCATTGGAGAAACAATTTTTCTGTATTCAGCATCTTTAAATGGAAGTTCAACTTCTTTTGTATCAAAAATATTAATTACTTTTGTTACTTTTTCTGAGAAGTTTTTAACACGATCCATTAATGGTCTTGTCTCATCTTCTCCGTAGAAGAGGATTAAGCTTGTATCTTCTTCTACAAGTTCCAGTGTTCCATGGAAATATTCTGCTGCATGGATAGATTTAGTTTTAATCCACTGCATCTCTTCAAGGATACACATTGCATAATCATAAGCTTCTCCCCAAAGCATTCCAGATCCAATTACCATATGATAGTCTGTATCTTTATGTTCTACTGCCATTTTTGCACATCTATCTTCATACTGCTCTTTTGCTTTCAGGAGATATGGAACAATCTTGCTGTACTGCTCTACAAACTCATCATATTTATCAAATTCTCCTGCATTCTTTTTGAATCTTGCCAGTAATGTAATCATATATGTATAAATTGCTTCACACAGGCAATCATCTTCTGCAAAACTGAAGAACTTATAATCTGCATATTCACAAGCTGGTGTATTATCATTTGATACATATACCAGAGTTCTTGCTCCTGCTTCTTTACAATATTTGATTGCTGCTACAATCTCTTTTGTATTTCCACTTCTTGTAGAGAATACACATACTGAGTCTTTTGTGAATCTCTTATGTCCTGATACCATGAATTCTGCTGCAATTACTGAGTGTGTTTCAATCTCTGAAGTTGTATCAAACCAATATTTCATTGGAAGTGAATGTGCATAAGTTCCGCCGCATCCAATAAAGAAAATGTTTGAATAACCCTCCTTGCAAATCTCATCAACTGCTTTCTCGATCTGTGGTCTTAATGCAATTGCATCTCCTACAACTTTTTCGTAACGTGGTACATCAAAATTAAACATCTTATTTTCCTCCTTAAATTTAAATGTTATCTTGTTCGTTGATGTAATAATACATCATATAACATTATATGTAAAGTAGTTTTTTTAATTTTTTAAAATTTTTTCTATTTCATTCAAAATATCCAATAGTTCCCGTGGCTCATTTATAGAATAATCTGCCATTTTCAGCTCTTCCTCTGTTCCACATCCATATTTACAGGCAACAAACAAAATACGATTTGCCTGCGCTGCTTCAAAGTCATAACACCGGTCGCCTACTAATATTGCGAACTCTGGATTTTCATCCTGTAAAAAACGGGCTAATGATTCCACTTTTCCTTTTCCTGGAATAATAGGTCTTACTCGATCTATTTTTTCGTGCAAATTAAGTTTGTCCAATACCTCTTCTATATACTCTTCATCGGCGTTTGAACATACTGCTGTTTTATATCCTCTTTCATGAAGAGAATCCAGCATATCTCCTACACCTTCATATTCCTCAACAGAATTATGAAATACTGTTCTATAATAACCAGATACTAATTTCCAGAAATTATCCGCTTCTTCGCTTTTTTTCTGTCCAAAAAATTTGAGATTGGTCACTTCTACCGGTTCACCTATCGTGCAGCGAATAGCATCTTCTGTCCAAACCGGTATATTCATTTTTTCCATTGCCAATTCAATTGATGGAATCATAAATTTATCTGTTCGACTCAATGTTCCATCTAAATCAAAAATAATATATTTCATTTCTATTCCTCAATCTGATTTTTAAACCCAAAGCCACCCTCTCGCAAGCAGTTGTCTGATGAATAATGTGCAGCATCATCCATTGCTGCCTCTATCACATCTGCCTGCAAAACAATGCCTTTTTTCCATCCTTTTTTCAGCAAAGATACAATCAATGCCGCAAGATAAGAATCACCTGCCCCCATTGTGTCAACAGGTTTTACAAAATAGACTTTTCCTTTTATAAATTCGCTTCCATTGTAAAAAATCTGTCCGCGGCCACCCATAGTCGCAATTACATTTTTGCACCCATGTGCATAAACTTTTTTTAATAGTTCCTGTATTTCTGGTTCTTCCATATGGTCACAGGAAAATTGTCCCAATTCCAAGTATGGACATGTCATATTCAAAAACTCTTCTGTACGATATTTATCTTTTACCGAAAAATCAAAGGTCACCATTCCTGTTAAATCTTTTAATTTATATACATCTTCATGCAATTTGGCATTACAACTTGTATGGATCACGTCAAAAGTTTTTAGATATTCCACATCTTCTGTACGAATTGTCGTTGTATGTGCCCATTTTGTCCCCAAATCACATCCTATATAATGTCTTTCACCATCAATTACATTCACATCACATTTTTTTGTTGTTGCTTCCGGATCAAAGATGCATTGAGATAAATCTACTCCTAAACTTTCCAAAGCATTTTTCAATATTTTTCCTTCTCTGTCTGCTCCGATGCTTCCTACATATGCAGCCTCTGCGCCAAGAAGTGCTGCATGAGCAGCAACGTTAACTGCATTCCCACCTGGGAACATAATCCCCATATTCATATAACGATCTATTACATTATCGCCGATTCCTGCTATTTTCATATTTTTTACCTCTAAAAAAGGACACCGCAAATTCTATTCGCGGTATCCTACTCATTAATCTAATATTCTACTTTTCTATAGTAACGTCTAATATCAAGTGAATGATCTCTAATTTGTTCAAAATTCTTGCTCACTCTGGACAA
This region includes:
- a CDS encoding Cof-type HAD-IIB family hydrolase; translation: MKYKVLVLDLDGTLTNSKKKITDYTKKILLNLQKKGVHIVLASGRPEYGIWPIAKELELEKYGGYILAFNGGKIVECSTKKTIFERTIEYSYVQEIYEQVKDKKVALLTYENDSLITETPKDFYVEKESFINKMKIKGVEDFIQYISFPITKCLITGDGTYLERLEKKLQEYFKDELSIYRSEPFFLEIMPPLIDKAKSLEKLLRYLDCSRKEMVACGDGLNDLTMIEYAGIGVAMDNAQPVLKEKSDFVTLSNDQDGVAEAVKHFWKELA
- the pfkA gene encoding 6-phosphofructokinase, with translation MKKIGVLTSGGDAPGMNAAIRAVVKTAIANGIQPIGFIKGYNGILEKNYHVMDRESVSGIIHSGGTILKTARCMEFYEASYREKAFHNAKEIGLDGLVVIGGDGSYRGAGYLSELGLPCIGVPGTIDNDIASTEYTIGYDTAMNTVVECVDKLNDTCQSHERCSVVEVMGRHAGHIALNTGIATGAVQIITEEIPTPIDDVVENVKKIRESGKDHFIVIVSEGYGNPVEIATQIQEKTGIDSRATILGHVQRGGNPTLKDRVNATRMGYYAVKLLEEGKTNRVVALQQGNLVDYDIQEALKMKKPLDMDLYNMMMEISF
- a CDS encoding SIS domain-containing protein, whose amino-acid sequence is MFNFDVPRYEKVVGDAIALRPQIEKAVDEICKEGYSNIFFIGCGGTYAHSLPMKYWFDTTSEIETHSVIAAEFMVSGHKRFTKDSVCVFSTRSGNTKEIVAAIKYCKEAGARTLVYVSNDNTPACEYADYKFFSFAEDDCLCEAIYTYMITLLARFKKNAGEFDKYDEFVEQYSKIVPYLLKAKEQYEDRCAKMAVEHKDTDYHMVIGSGMLWGEAYDYAMCILEEMQWIKTKSIHAAEYFHGTLELVEEDTSLILFYGEDETRPLMDRVKNFSEKVTKVINIFDTKEVELPFKDAEYRKIVSPMIMYAITERLSCHLEKERNHPLTTRRYYRQMEY
- a CDS encoding HAD family hydrolase produces the protein MKYIIFDLDGTLSRTDKFMIPSIELAMEKMNIPVWTEDAIRCTIGEPVEVTNLKFFGQKKSEEADNFWKLVSGYYRTVFHNSVEEYEGVGDMLDSLHERGYKTAVCSNADEEYIEEVLDKLNLHEKIDRVRPIIPGKGKVESLARFLQDENPEFAILVGDRCYDFEAAQANRILFVACKYGCGTEEELKMADYSINEPRELLDILNEIEKILKN
- a CDS encoding PfkB family carbohydrate kinase, with product MKIAGIGDNVIDRYMNMGIMFPGGNAVNVAAHAALLGAEAAYVGSIGADREGKILKNALESLGVDLSQCIFDPEATTKKCDVNVIDGERHYIGCDLGTKWAHTTTIRTEDVEYLKTFDVIHTSCNAKLHEDVYKLKDLTGMVTFDFSVKDKYRTEEFLNMTCPYLELGQFSCDHMEEPEIQELLKKVYAHGCKNVIATMGGRGQIFYNGSEFIKGKVYFVKPVDTMGAGDSYLAALIVSLLKKGWKKGIVLQADVIEAAMDDAAHYSSDNCLREGGFGFKNQIEE